The sequence below is a genomic window from Salicibibacter cibarius.
CGGAATATTGTAAATCCCGCCGTCTTCCACACGACCAACCCCCGCGTCCTCGATTTCCGCTTCCAATTCACTAGGAAGTTCTCCCTCCGTCATCCCAGACTCCACTTCTTGCAAATAAGAATGGATGAGATCGATCGCATCTTCAAGAACTTGGTTATAGACAGACGCATCAAAAGCCAAAGATGAAATGTCGCCGTCTTCTGTCGTTTCTATCAGCACAAGATCATCCAGGTGTTCCTGATCCGTCAAATCCCGTGACACCGCTTGGTTAATCGCTTGCGTTGAGATCCTCTGCGTTTCGATTGTCGCAATCGTCATTAACGCCGGACGAACATGTTGGTCAATGAAATAAAGCCCTTGTGCCGTTAAAAAAATAAAAATCACAAATGAAATAAGCAAAACATAGCGAAAAGGGAGCGGCCCTCCCTTACGCTGCTGTCTTTGGTTATTCGGTAATTTTAAAGCCATACTTCCCCCTCCCTGCTATATATATATGCAGCGGAGGACGGGTTAACCTTATTTATTGTTTAAGATTATATTACTTTCTTCGATCATACATCCGGAACCAATAGTCATACGGGTTTTTATCATTTTTCGTTCCCTTTTCTTGCCATATAAGTTCCCAGTCATTTTGATCAAACGCGGGGAAAAAACGGTCAACATCAAATGAATCATCAATATAGGTAACGTAAAGCCGATCCGCATACGGAAAAGCTTGCTCGTACACGTTACTCCCGCCGAGAATAACCCACTCTTCATCCAAACGCTCGTTTTCTGCCAGAACCGTTTCAATAGCATGAACCGTTTCGATACCCTCAACTTCAAAGTCTTTTTGCGTCGTTAAAACGATGTTTCGTCGCTCCGGCAACGGTTTCCCAATCGCTTCAAAGGTAGACCTTCCCATCACAATCGTCTTGCCGACTGTATTTTTTTTTAAAAAAGAAAGGTCTGCCGGCAAATGCCAAGGCATTGCATTATTTTTCCCAATTCCACGGTTCCGGTCGTGGGCAACCATCATGGATAGCATTAGAATTCCCCCTCTACACAGCGATTGGTGCACGAATCGCCGAATGTGGTGCGTAATCTTCTAACGTAATATCATCTGTCTCCAAGTCGAAAATAGACCGTGACCCGCCGGCAACAGCAACGGTCGGCAAGGCGCGCGGCTCGCGTGAAAGCTGGGTACACGCCTGCTCGAGATGGTTTTGGTACAGGTGGGCATCTCCCAACGTATGGACGAACGTGCCAAGGGCAAGCCCGCATTCCCTAGCGATTAATTGGGTGAGTAACGCGTAACTCGCGATGTTGAACGGGACGCCTAAAAACATGTCTGCGCTCCGTTGATACAACTGACAGGAAAGTTTCCCGTCTGCCACATAAAATTGAAATAACGTATGGCAAGGAGGGAGAGCCATCGTTGGAACATCTTCGGGATTCCAGGCAGAAACGATCAGACGCCGTGAATCGGGGGTTTTTTTAATCATCTCGATCACATCTGCGAGCTGATCAATCATCTCCCCTCTCGACGTTTTCCAGGCGCGCCATTGACGGCCGTAGATATTGCCAAGGTCCCCATATTTCGCGGCAAATGCATCTTCATTGAGGATGCGTCCTTTAAACGTATCCAGCTCTTTTTCATAGCGCTTGCGGAATTCATCATC
It includes:
- the yunB gene encoding sporulation protein YunB, with product MALKLPNNQRQQRKGGPLPFRYVLLISFVIFIFLTAQGLYFIDQHVRPALMTIATIETQRISTQAINQAVSRDLTDQEHLDDLVLIETTEDGDISSLAFDASVYNQVLEDAIDLIHSYLQEVESGMTEGELPSELEAEIEDAGVGRVEDGGIYNIPLGMATNNALLAQLGPQVPVSFSAVGDPHVDMEERVENVGINNTWLRIGLSIEMDIRVVIPFGTEEETATTFVPVGMVFVPGDVPDYYGEGGGMPIPAITPSGDEEEVEMQAPDAEIEDEPTDEEDEANVP
- a CDS encoding dihydrofolate reductase, which codes for MLSMMVAHDRNRGIGKNNAMPWHLPADLSFLKKNTVGKTIVMGRSTFEAIGKPLPERRNIVLTTQKDFEVEGIETVHAIETVLAENERLDEEWVILGGSNVYEQAFPYADRLYVTYIDDSFDVDRFFPAFDQNDWELIWQEKGTKNDKNPYDYWFRMYDRRK
- a CDS encoding thymidylate synthase, with amino-acid sequence MSRSEQQYLDLLTDILENGDQKMDRTGTGTRSTFGRQMRFDLSEGFPLITTKRVPFSLIKSELLWFIKGDTNIRYLLKHNNNIWNEWAFQRYVKSDDYQGPDMADFGRRSLQDDEFRKRYEKELDTFKGRILNEDAFAAKYGDLGNIYGRQWRAWKTSRGEMIDQLADVIEMIKKTPDSRRLIVSAWNPEDVPTMALPPCHTLFQFYVADGKLSCQLYQRSADMFLGVPFNIASYALLTQLIARECGLALGTFVHTLGDAHLYQNHLEQACTQLSREPRALPTVAVAGGSRSIFDLETDDITLEDYAPHSAIRAPIAV